One stretch of Ornithinimicrobium ciconiae DNA includes these proteins:
- a CDS encoding sensor histidine kinase → MDRIAHLLGADEHWSRPALTLEQRRRDVVLAVGFYLLAALSLELMRSLGAFEGGSALTEILTQHGVAASAALLLVWRRSHPLLVASLATAHLYVSGSFEAMVAGSLVLQILYFFAIFSGVSWARDRRALGYVLLACMVALALWLAWIFAVSSGLDDIYRSLGITGDSEGIFDRPVAAVGYVTLNNLIFFGGAVLIGQVSWRGALHTQRELQYAETIRTQAARLRDQAVVAERLRIARELHDVVAHHVSVMGVQAAAARRVLEKNPDAAREALGAIEGSSRDAVGQMRDLLGTLRSGELAADGALEEAGEAPDRAPQPDLSDLEDLAAEATTLTCTVTYTLVEDRPGAAQEVPAALQLTAYRIAQESLANVRRHSTATNASVVVRVGTQLEVEVVDNGTAIHGTSGTGLGQQGIRERAELLKGEVEMGRRHGSGYRVRVTLPLTPPERSGALVAGPNGATR, encoded by the coding sequence ATGGACCGCATCGCTCACCTGCTGGGTGCCGACGAGCACTGGTCGCGCCCTGCCCTCACGCTCGAGCAGCGCCGGCGCGATGTCGTGCTGGCCGTCGGCTTCTATCTCCTGGCCGCGCTGTCGCTGGAGCTGATGCGCAGCCTCGGTGCGTTTGAGGGCGGGAGCGCGCTCACCGAGATCCTGACCCAGCACGGCGTCGCCGCCTCGGCGGCCCTGCTCCTGGTGTGGCGCCGCTCCCATCCGCTGCTCGTGGCGTCCTTGGCGACTGCCCACCTCTATGTCAGCGGCTCGTTCGAGGCGATGGTGGCTGGCAGCCTGGTGCTGCAGATCCTCTACTTCTTCGCCATCTTCTCCGGGGTCTCCTGGGCGCGGGACCGCCGAGCGCTGGGCTACGTCCTGCTCGCCTGCATGGTGGCCCTGGCGCTGTGGCTGGCCTGGATCTTTGCGGTCAGCTCGGGACTGGACGACATCTATCGCAGTCTCGGCATCACCGGGGACAGTGAGGGGATCTTCGATCGCCCGGTCGCTGCGGTCGGCTATGTCACGCTCAACAACCTGATCTTCTTTGGTGGGGCGGTCCTCATCGGTCAGGTCTCCTGGCGCGGTGCCCTGCACACCCAGCGTGAGCTGCAGTATGCCGAGACCATCCGCACCCAGGCCGCTCGCCTGCGCGACCAGGCCGTGGTCGCCGAGCGGCTGCGGATCGCGCGCGAGCTGCACGACGTCGTCGCCCACCACGTCTCGGTGATGGGGGTGCAGGCCGCCGCGGCCCGGCGGGTCCTGGAGAAGAACCCCGACGCCGCCCGCGAGGCGCTCGGCGCCATCGAGGGTTCGTCGCGCGACGCGGTCGGCCAGATGCGCGACCTGCTCGGCACCCTCCGCAGCGGTGAGCTCGCCGCGGACGGCGCCCTGGAGGAGGCGGGCGAGGCACCGGACCGTGCGCCGCAACCGGACTTGTCCGACCTGGAGGACCTCGCCGCAGAGGCCACCACGCTGACCTGCACGGTGACCTACACGCTGGTCGAGGACCGGCCCGGCGCCGCACAGGAGGTGCCCGCGGCCCTGCAGCTGACGGCATACCGGATTGCGCAGGAGTCGCTGGCCAACGTGCGCCGGCACTCCACCGCGACCAACGCCTCGGTCGTCGTGCGGGTCGGGACGCAGCTCGAGGTCGAGGTCGTCGACAATGGCACGGCGATCCACGGCACCTCCGGCACCGGGCTGGGGCAGCAGGGGATCCGGGAGCGGGCCGAGCTGCTCAAGGGAGAGGTGGAGATGGGGCGTCGCCACGGCAGCGGATATCGCGTTCGCGTCACCCTGCCGCTGACCCCACCGGAGCGCTCCGGGGCCCTGGTGGCCGGGCCGAACGGAGCCACCCGGTGA
- a CDS encoding HAD family hydrolase produces MTRWGAAEDLLIALDVDGTILHHDGHLTERVAASIVALRDAGAHIVIATGRSVVATTPILEELGLVREGGLAVCSNGAITIGLDPAYDDGYRILEAVTFDPRPAVELLRQARPDALVAVEEVGVGFKLSAPFPDGELQGNLRVVDHDELVASPATRVTFRDPNGSAESFSDLVDEIGLHGVNYAVGFTAWLDLAPEGVSKGSALEQIRRQLGVEPWCTIAVGDQRNDLEMLRWAARGVAMGQAPPEVVAAADETTSPVEEDGLAVLLEQVAAELSSNSATNTKEH; encoded by the coding sequence GTGACACGATGGGGAGCTGCGGAAGACCTGCTGATTGCACTGGACGTGGACGGGACGATCCTGCACCACGACGGGCACCTCACCGAGCGCGTCGCCGCGTCGATCGTTGCGCTGCGTGACGCGGGGGCGCACATCGTGATCGCCACCGGACGCTCCGTGGTCGCGACCACACCGATCCTGGAGGAGCTGGGCCTCGTCCGTGAGGGTGGCCTGGCGGTCTGCTCCAACGGGGCCATCACCATCGGTCTGGACCCGGCGTATGACGACGGGTACCGCATCCTTGAAGCCGTCACCTTTGATCCCCGCCCGGCGGTGGAACTGCTGCGTCAGGCCCGTCCGGACGCTCTCGTCGCGGTCGAGGAGGTCGGCGTCGGCTTCAAGCTCAGCGCGCCCTTCCCCGACGGTGAGCTGCAGGGCAACCTGCGGGTCGTCGACCACGACGAGCTGGTCGCCAGTCCGGCCACGCGTGTCACCTTCCGAGATCCCAACGGATCGGCGGAGAGCTTCTCTGATCTGGTGGATGAGATCGGCCTGCACGGCGTGAACTATGCCGTCGGCTTCACCGCGTGGCTGGACCTGGCTCCCGAGGGGGTCTCCAAGGGCAGTGCGCTGGAGCAGATCCGCCGCCAGCTCGGCGTCGAGCCATGGTGCACGATCGCCGTCGGTGACCAGCGCAACGACCTGGAGATGCTCAGGTGGGCGGCCCGTGGCGTCGCGATGGGACAGGCTCCGCCCGAGGTGGTGGCTGCCGCCGACGAGACGACGTCGCCGGTCGAGGAGGACGGGCTGGCGGTGCTGCTGGAGCAGGTGGCTGCCGAGCTGTCCAGCAACTCCGCAACGAACACCAAGGAGCACTAA
- a CDS encoding MBL fold metallo-hydrolase, with product MLLERIYDEDLAQASYFIGCQAANEAIVVDPRRDLQPYLDLAARHGMRIVGVTETHIHADYLSGTRELAAATGGQIYVSDEGGPDWTYGADFDGAVRMKHGHRITLGNIILEAVHTPGHTPEHLAFLVTDGAQASEPGFMLTGDFVFVGDLGRPDLLDEAAGFVDTRFVGAKDLFASLRDHFLTLPDYVQVLPAHGSGSACGKALGAIAATTVGYERAFSWWGPYLARDDEQGFIDELLSGQPDAHAYFARMKQQNKLGPTVLGELPELIEHTSDEVSVMLANDSAILVDTRHHDLVHAGTVEGSLNIPGVDKAASYGAWVYDPLTEHRPLILLANSRKTAEQLRDHLVRVGIDTVRGFVTSLSGLDLSTPSVVRVEDLDDLDTALLLDVRNRTEYAEGHLPGAVQLSGGRVMWHLDQLPSDGGTIVTYCRSGVRNSVAASALRRAGYDVAELEGSYLAWAEVPGNTPVTGESELLAVARAG from the coding sequence ATGCTGTTGGAACGCATCTATGACGAGGACCTCGCGCAGGCGAGCTACTTCATCGGCTGCCAGGCTGCGAACGAGGCGATCGTGGTCGACCCGAGACGGGATCTGCAGCCCTATCTGGATCTCGCCGCCAGGCACGGGATGCGCATCGTGGGTGTCACCGAGACGCACATCCACGCCGACTACCTGTCCGGCACCCGTGAGCTAGCAGCGGCGACCGGCGGGCAGATCTATGTCTCCGATGAGGGCGGTCCGGACTGGACCTATGGAGCAGACTTCGATGGGGCGGTCCGGATGAAGCACGGACACCGGATCACCCTGGGCAACATCATCCTCGAGGCGGTCCACACTCCGGGACACACCCCTGAGCACCTGGCCTTCCTCGTCACCGATGGCGCCCAGGCGAGTGAGCCCGGGTTCATGCTCACCGGTGACTTCGTCTTTGTCGGCGACCTCGGCCGCCCGGACCTGCTGGACGAGGCGGCGGGTTTCGTGGACACCCGCTTCGTCGGGGCCAAGGACCTGTTTGCCAGCCTCCGCGATCACTTCCTGACGCTGCCGGACTATGTGCAGGTGCTGCCTGCTCATGGGTCCGGGTCGGCCTGCGGCAAGGCACTGGGAGCGATCGCGGCGACCACGGTCGGCTATGAGCGCGCCTTCTCCTGGTGGGGGCCCTATCTGGCACGTGATGACGAGCAGGGCTTCATCGACGAGTTGCTCAGCGGGCAGCCTGATGCGCACGCCTACTTCGCCCGGATGAAGCAGCAGAACAAGCTCGGTCCCACGGTGCTGGGCGAGCTGCCGGAGCTGATCGAGCACACCTCGGACGAGGTCTCGGTCATGCTCGCCAACGACAGCGCGATCCTGGTCGACACCCGGCACCACGATCTGGTGCACGCCGGCACCGTCGAGGGGTCGCTCAATATCCCCGGGGTCGACAAGGCAGCCAGTTATGGCGCGTGGGTCTATGACCCGCTGACCGAGCACCGACCCCTCATCCTGCTCGCTAACTCACGGAAGACCGCTGAGCAGCTCCGCGACCACCTGGTGCGCGTGGGCATCGACACGGTCCGCGGATTCGTCACCTCACTGTCGGGCCTCGACCTGTCCACCCCGAGTGTGGTCCGGGTGGAGGACCTTGATGACCTGGACACCGCACTGCTGCTGGACGTCCGCAACCGCACCGAGTATGCCGAGGGGCACCTGCCCGGCGCCGTGCAACTCTCCGGCGGCCGCGTGATGTGGCACCTGGACCAGCTGCCCAGCGACGGGGGCACGATCGTGACCTACTGCCGCAGCGGTGTGCGGAACTCCGTCGCCGCCAGCGCGCTGCGCCGGGCCGGCTATGACGTGGCAGAGCTCGAGGGCAGCTATCTCGCCTGGGCCGAGGTGCCCGGCAACACGCC
- a CDS encoding ribosomal protein L7/L12: protein MGLFGNDDSSQVAALTMRVTQLEQRVEQLAQLVGAPAAPQDPRMDEVIRLKRAGEPIAAIKLLREIQPGLGLADAKAIVDQM, encoded by the coding sequence ATGGGACTGTTCGGCAACGACGACTCCTCACAGGTCGCCGCCCTGACGATGCGCGTCACCCAGCTCGAGCAGCGGGTCGAGCAGCTCGCCCAGCTGGTGGGTGCCCCTGCGGCTCCGCAGGACCCCCGCATGGACGAGGTGATCCGCCTCAAGCGGGCGGGTGAACCCATCGCCGCGATCAAGCTGCTGCGTGAGATCCAGCCTGGCCTCGGCCTGGCTGACGCGAAGGCAATCGTCGACCAGATGTGA
- a CDS encoding DUF4446 family protein produces the protein MDTTVLTVIAVAALLVALVAVALGWVAHRRHQLIQRRFEVLWGDGEADVAGVLAAQARRLGSERTRVDALERSVAQLRGSLAQTLQHVAVVRYDAFGDMGGRMSFSAAVIDDNGDGMVISSIHARGESRTYAKGIVGGGSDTTLTPEEQQALAAARDDSGTSARPAST, from the coding sequence GTGGACACCACCGTCTTGACCGTCATTGCCGTGGCGGCCCTCCTGGTCGCTCTGGTGGCCGTGGCTCTCGGGTGGGTCGCACACCGACGGCACCAACTCATCCAGCGACGTTTTGAGGTGCTGTGGGGCGACGGTGAGGCGGACGTGGCTGGTGTGCTGGCCGCGCAGGCGCGTCGTCTGGGATCCGAACGGACTAGGGTCGACGCCCTGGAGAGGTCCGTCGCGCAGCTGCGCGGGAGCCTGGCGCAGACCCTGCAGCACGTGGCCGTGGTGCGCTATGACGCCTTTGGTGACATGGGTGGCCGGATGTCCTTCTCGGCAGCGGTGATCGACGACAACGGGGACGGCATGGTGATCAGCTCGATCCACGCCCGGGGCGAGTCACGGACCTATGCCAAGGGCATCGTGGGTGGCGGCAGTGACACCACGCTGACCCCCGAGGAGCAGCAGGCCCTGGCGGCGGCACGCGATGACTCGGGCACGAGCGCCCGTCCCGCCAGCACCTGA
- the serS gene encoding serine--tRNA ligase codes for MIDIRQLREDPERVRASQRARGEDDGIVDAVLDADRQHRASLSEFESLRAAQKSFGKKVAAAQGEEKQALLAEVRETSARVKQLEAAKDVAAEERERLLRSIGNVIIDGVPSGGEDDFALLETVGKPRDFAAEGFEPKDHLELGESLGAIDMARGAKVSGSRFYYLTGPGARLEMALMNLALDRARDAGFVQLQVPTLVTPQTMGGAGFLDAHADEVYRLEADDLYLTGTSEVALAGFHADEIIDLTAGPRRYTAMSTCYRREAGSYGKDTQGIIRVHQFQKVEMFIYARPEDAEAEHEALLAWERGMLDDLGLAYRVIDVAAGDLGGPAARKFDCEAWVPTQGRYRELTSTSNCTTYQARRLNTRERGESGTRTVATLNGTLATTRFLVAILETHQQADGSVTVPEVLRPYTGFDTITPRA; via the coding sequence GTGATTGACATCCGGCAACTTCGTGAGGACCCCGAGCGGGTGCGGGCATCGCAGCGCGCCCGCGGTGAGGACGACGGCATCGTGGATGCCGTCCTGGACGCGGACCGGCAGCACCGGGCCAGCCTGTCTGAGTTCGAGTCCCTGCGCGCTGCCCAGAAGTCGTTCGGCAAGAAGGTCGCCGCGGCCCAGGGCGAGGAGAAGCAGGCCCTGCTGGCCGAGGTCCGCGAGACCTCCGCCCGTGTCAAGCAGCTCGAGGCCGCCAAGGACGTTGCGGCCGAGGAGCGCGAACGACTGCTGCGCAGCATCGGCAACGTCATCATCGACGGTGTCCCGAGTGGCGGCGAGGACGACTTCGCCCTGCTCGAGACCGTGGGCAAGCCGCGTGACTTCGCCGCAGAGGGCTTCGAGCCCAAGGACCACCTGGAGCTGGGCGAGAGCCTCGGCGCCATCGACATGGCCCGCGGCGCCAAGGTCTCCGGTTCCCGGTTCTACTATCTGACCGGCCCCGGAGCCCGGCTCGAGATGGCTCTGATGAACCTGGCGCTGGACCGGGCCCGCGACGCCGGCTTCGTCCAGCTGCAGGTGCCTACCCTGGTGACCCCGCAGACGATGGGCGGCGCCGGCTTCCTCGACGCGCACGCCGACGAGGTCTACCGGCTCGAGGCTGACGACCTCTATCTGACCGGCACCTCCGAGGTCGCGCTCGCCGGATTCCACGCCGACGAGATCATCGACCTCACTGCCGGACCGCGCCGTTACACCGCCATGAGCACCTGCTATCGCCGCGAGGCCGGCAGCTATGGCAAGGACACCCAGGGCATCATCCGGGTGCACCAGTTCCAGAAGGTCGAGATGTTCATCTATGCCCGTCCCGAGGACGCGGAGGCCGAGCACGAGGCCCTGCTGGCCTGGGAGCGCGGCATGCTCGACGACCTCGGCCTGGCCTACCGCGTCATCGACGTGGCGGCCGGTGATCTGGGCGGACCCGCAGCACGCAAGTTCGACTGCGAGGCCTGGGTGCCCACCCAGGGGCGCTATCGGGAGTTGACGTCGACCTCCAACTGCACGACCTATCAGGCGCGGCGGCTCAACACCCGTGAGCGTGGCGAGTCCGGCACGCGCACGGTGGCGACCCTCAACGGCACCCTGGCCACGACCCGGTTCCTGGTGGCGATCCTGGAGACCCACCAGCAGGCCGACGGGTCGGTCACCGTGCCCGAGGTGCTGCGGCCCTACACCGGCTTCGACACGATCACGCCGCGCGCCTGA
- a CDS encoding pyridoxamine 5'-phosphate oxidase family protein, translating into MIDNSWLDETQCWELLRSKDLGRLGYHLVDEVHIVPVNYVVDRQRVVFRTTPGSKLLGVVMDDDVAFEVDAAEAEDGAWSVLARGRARILEGDERREAEQLPLQPWSSGEKLTIVAIDVQTLTGRRIDRRAATA; encoded by the coding sequence ATGATCGACAACTCATGGCTGGACGAGACACAGTGCTGGGAGCTCCTGCGCAGCAAGGATCTCGGCCGACTGGGCTACCACCTCGTGGACGAGGTGCACATCGTGCCGGTGAACTATGTGGTGGACCGTCAGCGCGTGGTCTTTCGCACCACCCCCGGCAGCAAGCTGCTCGGTGTGGTGATGGACGACGACGTCGCCTTCGAGGTCGACGCGGCAGAGGCCGAGGACGGGGCCTGGTCGGTGCTCGCGCGCGGACGAGCCCGGATCCTGGAGGGCGACGAGCGGCGCGAAGCCGAGCAGTTGCCGCTGCAGCCGTGGAGCAGCGGCGAGAAGCTCACCATCGTCGCGATCGACGTGCAGACGCTGACGGGTCGGCGGATCGACCGGCGGGCCGCGACCGCCTAA
- a CDS encoding diacylglycerol/lipid kinase family protein translates to MDNWWLWALIALGILVVVAGLLWMVARARRRRGARASSTPDCSTRPRRPHSGVRPTSRTTSAASVGSAGGEDAEPDATDGPTSRPDTRPRAAIVVNPTKFDSVSRVRADLDDVCRTYGWGDLLWLETTEEDPGYGQTMEALAAGVDLVCALGGDGTVRVVGSAMVGSDVPMGLLSGGTGNLLARNLSLPSSASQGMVVALTGRDDRIDTATLRLRRPPGEENQDAPPPVDADQVEDLPPAPPGEGAVEDHVFLVMAGLGFDAEVMANAPEDLKNKMGWVAYLVAGLQRLRGSQFKVHVTTSDDVRLHRRVRSVMVGNVGKLTGGVNLVPQAKVNDGILDLVLLSPEGLVGWAAVVSRVLTRSTRGHQRVEYFEVRSVEVTADEPIEIQLDGDTLGKAISMSVAVNPGSLVLRRPA, encoded by the coding sequence GTGGACAACTGGTGGCTCTGGGCGCTGATCGCGCTCGGCATACTTGTCGTGGTCGCGGGGCTGTTGTGGATGGTGGCCCGAGCGCGCCGCCGGCGCGGAGCACGTGCGAGCAGCACCCCTGACTGCTCGACCCGACCCCGCCGTCCACACTCCGGTGTCCGCCCTACCAGCCGGACCACCTCCGCGGCGAGCGTTGGCTCCGCGGGTGGCGAGGACGCAGAGCCCGATGCCACCGACGGTCCAACGAGCCGGCCCGACACCCGGCCCCGGGCGGCCATCGTCGTCAACCCCACCAAGTTCGACAGTGTGTCCCGCGTGCGAGCCGACCTCGACGACGTCTGCCGCACCTACGGCTGGGGGGACCTGCTCTGGCTGGAGACCACCGAGGAGGACCCGGGATACGGGCAGACCATGGAGGCGCTCGCCGCGGGTGTCGACCTCGTGTGTGCCCTCGGCGGCGACGGGACGGTGCGCGTCGTCGGCTCGGCGATGGTGGGCAGCGACGTGCCAATGGGGCTGCTGAGCGGAGGCACCGGCAACCTCCTGGCCCGCAACCTGTCACTGCCGAGCAGCGCGAGCCAGGGCATGGTCGTCGCACTCACCGGGCGGGATGACCGGATCGACACAGCCACGCTCCGGCTGCGCCGACCTCCCGGCGAGGAGAACCAGGACGCCCCTCCACCAGTCGACGCCGACCAGGTCGAGGACCTGCCGCCCGCTCCCCCTGGCGAGGGCGCCGTCGAGGACCACGTCTTCCTGGTCATGGCCGGTCTGGGTTTCGACGCTGAGGTGATGGCCAACGCCCCCGAGGACCTCAAGAACAAGATGGGCTGGGTCGCCTATCTCGTCGCGGGTCTGCAGCGCCTGCGCGGCTCGCAGTTCAAGGTGCACGTCACCACCAGCGACGACGTCCGTCTGCACCGGCGGGTGCGCAGCGTCATGGTCGGCAATGTGGGCAAGTTGACCGGCGGGGTCAACCTCGTCCCCCAGGCCAAGGTCAACGACGGCATCCTCGACCTGGTGCTGCTCTCCCCCGAGGGTCTCGTCGGGTGGGCCGCGGTCGTCTCGCGCGTGCTCACCCGCAGCACCAGGGGTCACCAGCGGGTGGAGTACTTCGAGGTCCGCAGCGTGGAGGTCACTGCGGACGAGCCCATCGAGATCCAGCTCGATGGCGACACTCTCGGCAAGGCCATCTCAATGTCGGTCGCCGTCAATCCGGGAAGCCTCGTTCTGCGTCGTCCGGCCTGA
- a CDS encoding metal-sensitive transcriptional regulator has protein sequence MSQPAEIAHDPEAKRKIVNRLRRAQGQLAAVIDAVESDAHCRDSVHQLAAVSKALDRAGFLMISSALKECMTAPDGQSDVDELEKLFLSLA, from the coding sequence ATGAGCCAGCCCGCTGAGATCGCCCACGACCCCGAGGCCAAGCGCAAGATCGTCAACCGGCTGCGCCGTGCCCAGGGGCAGTTGGCCGCCGTCATCGACGCAGTCGAGAGTGACGCGCACTGCCGGGACTCGGTGCACCAGCTCGCCGCGGTGTCCAAGGCGTTGGACCGGGCCGGGTTCCTGATGATTTCCTCCGCTCTGAAGGAGTGCATGACCGCTCCCGACGGTCAGTCGGACGTGGACGAGCTGGAGAAGCTTTTCCTCTCGCTGGCGTAG
- a CDS encoding ABC transporter permease — MSTDTSLTPKTSAPAAESSSDDRGAPWALVALREMQVRLTDRNFLIGTGATLLLIVGMFALQGFLMGGSAPAFKVAVTDTAATAVLTQAEQDLQVSDPEASVESVQVADTAAAEALLVDEEVDGALLPAGDGWELVTNGETDSQLEGVITDAVRSNALQENAQAAGTSLDELTAGSTVTTRDLSGGDEQSRFVSWLAGFAMAFLFYMSAVMFGMMIANSVVEEKQSRIVEILAAAIPVRALMIGKVVGSTVLAFGQMALIGIVALVGLTFTEYDQYLSMLGQGFLWYIPFFVLGFLALACIWAAAGAMASRTEDLQSTTMPLTMALVLVFIVGLSLDGAAKVIGSFVPVLSTILMPMRLLDGSAAWWEAVIALGLTVVFCFVTIGVGTRLYKRSLLQTSGRVSLKAAWAGGE, encoded by the coding sequence ATGAGCACCGACACCAGCCTCACGCCCAAGACCTCGGCCCCGGCGGCCGAGAGCAGCTCGGATGACCGCGGCGCTCCCTGGGCACTGGTGGCCCTGCGGGAGATGCAGGTCCGGCTCACCGATCGCAACTTCCTGATCGGCACCGGCGCCACCCTCTTGCTGATCGTCGGCATGTTTGCGCTGCAGGGCTTCCTGATGGGCGGCAGCGCGCCCGCCTTCAAGGTCGCGGTGACCGACACCGCGGCCACGGCCGTGCTGACCCAGGCCGAGCAGGACCTGCAGGTGTCGGACCCCGAGGCCTCCGTCGAGTCGGTGCAGGTCGCTGACACGGCCGCCGCTGAGGCGCTGCTCGTCGATGAGGAGGTGGACGGTGCCCTCCTCCCCGCGGGGGACGGTTGGGAGCTGGTCACCAACGGCGAGACCGACTCTCAGTTGGAGGGCGTGATCACTGACGCCGTCCGCTCCAACGCGCTGCAGGAGAATGCGCAGGCCGCCGGGACGAGCCTGGATGAGCTCACCGCGGGCTCGACCGTGACGACCCGGGACCTCTCCGGTGGTGATGAGCAGTCGCGCTTCGTGTCCTGGCTCGCCGGCTTTGCCATGGCCTTCCTGTTCTATATGTCGGCCGTGATGTTCGGGATGATGATCGCCAACTCAGTCGTCGAAGAGAAGCAGTCGCGCATCGTGGAGATCCTGGCCGCAGCGATCCCGGTGCGTGCCCTCATGATCGGCAAGGTCGTCGGCAGCACGGTGCTGGCCTTCGGCCAGATGGCCCTGATCGGGATCGTCGCCCTCGTGGGACTGACCTTCACCGAGTACGACCAGTACCTCTCGATGTTGGGCCAGGGGTTCCTGTGGTACATCCCGTTCTTCGTGCTCGGCTTCCTGGCGCTGGCCTGCATCTGGGCGGCGGCCGGTGCGATGGCCTCACGGACCGAGGACCTGCAGTCCACCACGATGCCGCTCACCATGGCCCTGGTGCTGGTCTTCATCGTGGGACTCAGCCTGGACGGGGCGGCCAAGGTCATCGGCTCCTTCGTGCCGGTGCTCTCTACGATCCTGATGCCGATGCGGCTGCTGGACGGCTCCGCGGCGTGGTGGGAGGCCGTGATCGCCCTCGGCCTGACGGTGGTCTTCTGCTTCGTCACGATCGGCGTCGGCACCCGGCTCTACAAGCGGTCGCTGCTGCAGACGTCCGGCCGGGTCTCGCTGAAGGCTGCCTGGGCAGGCGGCGAGTGA
- a CDS encoding ABC transporter ATP-binding protein yields the protein MLGVHGLTRQYAEVRAVDDVTFEVPAGKMIGFVGGNGAGKTTTMRMIMGVLAPTAGEVTWDGRPATRADRTRFGYMPEERGLYPKQGVLDQLAYLGRLHGMSQNDARGRAQHLLERFGLGDRLKEKVEKLSLGNQQRAQIIAAVLGDPTALILDEPFSGLDPAAVEQMADLLREHTSNGVPVLFSSHQLDLVDRLCDGIVVLHKGKVVASGTSEELRGGAPLRYVLSLTGDAGWVRGVTGITVLDVEGGTVALEPESEEVAQRLLAEAVSRGGVREFSKIRPSLSEIYREVAAA from the coding sequence ATGCTTGGAGTGCACGGACTGACCAGGCAGTATGCCGAGGTTCGCGCGGTCGACGACGTCACCTTTGAGGTGCCGGCCGGCAAGATGATCGGTTTTGTGGGGGGCAACGGCGCCGGCAAGACCACGACCATGCGGATGATCATGGGGGTGCTGGCGCCGACCGCCGGCGAGGTGACCTGGGACGGTCGCCCGGCCACGCGCGCAGACCGCACCCGGTTCGGCTATATGCCCGAGGAGCGTGGCCTCTATCCCAAGCAGGGCGTGCTGGACCAGCTCGCCTATCTGGGGCGGCTGCACGGGATGAGCCAGAACGATGCCCGCGGACGTGCGCAGCACTTGCTCGAACGTTTCGGGTTGGGGGACCGGTTGAAGGAGAAGGTCGAGAAGCTCTCGCTGGGCAACCAGCAGCGCGCCCAGATCATCGCTGCCGTCCTGGGTGACCCGACCGCGCTGATCCTGGACGAGCCGTTCTCCGGCCTTGACCCTGCTGCCGTGGAGCAGATGGCCGACCTGCTGCGTGAGCACACCTCCAACGGCGTCCCGGTGCTGTTTAGCAGCCACCAGCTCGACCTCGTCGACCGGCTGTGCGACGGCATCGTCGTGCTTCACAAGGGCAAGGTCGTGGCCAGCGGCACCTCCGAGGAGCTGCGAGGCGGTGCGCCGCTGCGCTATGTCCTGAGCCTGACCGGTGACGCAGGCTGGGTGCGCGGCGTCACCGGCATCACGGTCCTGGACGTCGAGGGTGGCACCGTCGCCCTGGAGCCCGAGTCGGAGGAGGTCGCCCAGCGCCTGCTCGCCGAGGCCGTCTCTCGTGGTGGCGTCCGCGAGTTCAGCAAGATTCGTCCGTCCCTGAGTGAGATCTACCGAGAGGTGGCAGCAGCATGA
- a CDS encoding response regulator, producing the protein MLVDDQPLLVSGFAMILSTEDDIEVVGQARNGREAVDAMPALAPDVVLMDVQMPVLDGIEATRLVSDQTKVIILTTFDRDDYLFDALAAGASGFLLKNADPDDLVDAVRAVAHGHALLAPEVTSRVISRMTEGGSAGPTRHAAALDRLTAREKEVLQQVARGLSNAEIAAEMFVGDATVKTHVSNVLAKLHLRDRVQAVVFAYEAGVVSPTP; encoded by the coding sequence ATGCTCGTGGACGACCAGCCGCTGCTGGTCTCGGGGTTCGCGATGATTCTGTCCACCGAGGACGACATCGAGGTGGTGGGGCAGGCCCGCAACGGACGCGAGGCGGTCGACGCGATGCCCGCGCTGGCGCCGGACGTGGTCCTGATGGATGTGCAGATGCCGGTCCTCGACGGCATCGAGGCCACCCGGCTCGTGTCAGACCAGACCAAGGTCATCATCCTGACCACCTTCGACCGGGACGACTATCTGTTTGACGCCCTCGCGGCCGGGGCCAGCGGGTTCCTGCTCAAGAATGCCGACCCCGACGACCTGGTGGATGCCGTGCGCGCGGTCGCCCACGGGCACGCGCTGCTGGCTCCGGAGGTCACCAGCCGGGTGATCTCCCGGATGACCGAGGGCGGCAGCGCAGGCCCGACTCGGCACGCCGCCGCGCTGGATCGCCTCACCGCCCGCGAGAAAGAGGTCCTGCAGCAGGTCGCCCGCGGTCTGTCCAACGCCGAGATCGCCGCGGAGATGTTCGTCGGCGACGCCACGGTCAAGACGCACGTGTCCAATGTGCTGGCCAAACTGCACCTGCGGGACCGGGTCCAGGCCGTGGTCTTCGCCTATGAGGCGGGCGTGGTCAGCCCCACGCCGTAA